One window from the genome of Paraclostridium sordellii encodes:
- a CDS encoding 4Fe-4S dicluster domain-containing protein produces MAKGKVTFDQDFCKGCGLCVQACPVKIVEIDNTTINNKGYNPATVVELDKCIGCANCATMCPDAVITVERD; encoded by the coding sequence ATGGCTAAGGGAAAAGTAACTTTTGACCAAGACTTTTGCAAAGGATGTGGACTTTGTGTGCAAGCATGTCCAGTTAAAATTGTAGAAATAGACAATACTACAATTAACAATAAGGGGTATAATCCAGCAACTGTTGTAGAGCTAGATAAATGTATAGGTTGCGCAAACTGTGCAACAATGTGTCCAGATGCAGTTATAACAGTTGAGAGAGACTAA
- a CDS encoding thiamine pyrophosphate-dependent enzyme, whose product MTVVFKKTEGLTNKHTHYCPGCTHGIIHRIVAEVLDELGVLGDTIGVAPVGCSVLAYDYFNCDMQEASHGRAPAVATGIKRVHPDKVVFTYQGDGDLASIGTAEIVHAAARGEKFTTIFVNNAIYGMTGGQMAPTTLLGQKATTAQSGRDINVQGAPIRMAEMLGTLDRAVFVERVSVDTPANVRKAKKAIKKAFEVQLAGLGFGIVEVLSTCPTNWGLTAQDSLQWLRDNMMPYYPVGNIKDVKVEEAK is encoded by the coding sequence ATGACAGTTGTATTTAAGAAAACAGAAGGATTAACAAATAAACATACTCACTACTGTCCAGGATGTACACACGGAATAATACATAGAATAGTGGCAGAAGTATTAGATGAATTAGGTGTATTAGGAGATACTATAGGGGTTGCTCCTGTTGGATGTTCAGTTTTAGCGTATGATTATTTCAATTGTGATATGCAAGAAGCATCTCATGGTAGAGCTCCTGCTGTTGCTACGGGTATAAAAAGAGTTCATCCTGATAAAGTAGTATTTACTTATCAAGGAGATGGAGACTTAGCGTCTATAGGTACAGCTGAAATAGTTCATGCAGCTGCTAGAGGGGAGAAATTTACAACTATATTCGTAAATAATGCTATATATGGAATGACTGGAGGACAAATGGCTCCAACAACTTTATTAGGTCAAAAAGCTACTACAGCTCAAAGTGGAAGAGATATTAACGTACAAGGGGCCCCTATAAGAATGGCAGAGATGTTAGGAACACTAGATAGAGCTGTGTTTGTAGAAAGAGTTTCTGTAGATACTCCAGCTAATGTAAGAAAGGCTAAAAAAGCAATAAAAAAAGCTTTTGAAGTTCAATTAGCAGGACTTGGATTTGGTATAGTAGAAGTATTATCTACTTGTCCTACAAACTGGGGATTAACTGCGCAAGACTCCCTGCAATGGTTAAGAGATAATATGATGCCATATTATCCAGTAGGAAACATTAAAGATGTTAAAGTTGAGGAGGCGAAGTAA
- a CDS encoding 3-methyl-2-oxobutanoate dehydrogenase subunit VorB → MAKILMKGNEAIGKAAMEAGCKYFFGYPITPQNELPEYMSKELPKNEGVFVQAESEVSAINMVYGAAGAGARVMTSSSSPGIALKQEGITYIAGAELPCVIVNIMRGGPGLGGIQPSQADYFMSTRGGGNGDYRTPVYAPATVQEAVDMVMEAFEVADYYRTPVMVVGDGMIGQMMEPVEFKQPKKRNLAPKTWASVGTKMERKPNIINSLYLDPKALEDHCINLEAKYKEIEKNETDCEMYKTEDAEIVFVAYGTTSRIVKNTIESLREEGIKAGLIRPKTLWPFPFDAFNHIPQAKNLLTVEMSMGQMVEDVRLAVEGKIPVHFYGRTGGMIPSPAEIADKARQIVEESQEVAMGGAR, encoded by the coding sequence ATGGCTAAGATACTTATGAAGGGTAACGAAGCAATAGGAAAAGCAGCTATGGAAGCTGGATGTAAATATTTCTTTGGTTATCCAATAACACCACAAAATGAGTTACCAGAATATATGTCTAAAGAGTTACCAAAGAACGAAGGAGTTTTTGTTCAAGCAGAGTCAGAAGTATCTGCTATAAATATGGTTTATGGAGCTGCAGGGGCAGGGGCTAGAGTTATGACATCATCATCTTCTCCTGGTATTGCATTAAAACAAGAGGGTATAACTTATATAGCAGGAGCAGAACTTCCATGCGTTATAGTTAATATAATGAGAGGTGGTCCAGGTCTTGGAGGAATACAACCATCTCAAGCTGACTACTTTATGTCAACAAGAGGTGGAGGTAATGGAGATTATAGAACTCCAGTTTATGCTCCAGCAACTGTACAAGAAGCAGTTGATATGGTTATGGAAGCTTTCGAAGTTGCTGATTATTATAGAACTCCAGTAATGGTAGTTGGAGATGGTATGATAGGTCAAATGATGGAGCCAGTAGAATTTAAACAACCTAAAAAGAGAAATTTAGCTCCAAAAACTTGGGCAAGTGTCGGAACTAAAATGGAAAGAAAACCAAATATAATAAATTCTTTATACTTAGATCCTAAAGCTTTAGAAGATCACTGTATAAATTTAGAAGCCAAATATAAAGAAATAGAAAAGAATGAAACAGATTGTGAAATGTATAAAACAGAAGATGCTGAAATAGTTTTTGTTGCATACGGAACTACTTCAAGAATAGTTAAAAATACAATAGAATCATTAAGAGAAGAAGGAATAAAGGCAGGACTTATAAGACCTAAAACTTTATGGCCATTCCCATTTGATGCATTTAATCATATACCACAAGCTAAAAACTTATTGACAGTAGAAATGAGTATGGGACAAATGGTAGAGGATGTAAGATTAGCTGTAGAAGGAAAAATACCAGTACATTTCTATGGAAGAACAGGTGGTATGATACCGTCACCAGCAGAAATAGCTGATAAAGCTAGACAAATAGTTGAAGAATCTCAAGAAGTAGCTATGGGAGGTGCTAGATAA